The following proteins are co-located in the Micromonospora coriariae genome:
- the metG gene encoding methionine--tRNA ligase, with amino-acid sequence MSHVLAAVAWPYANGPRHIGHVSGFGVPSDVFARYMRMAGHDVLMVSGTDEHGTPIQVQADADGVTPRELADRYNRVIVEDLHGLGLSYDLFTRTTTRNHYAVVQELFEGMYRNGYIVPKTTMGAISPSTGRTLPDRYIEGTCPICGYDSARGDQCDNCGNQLDPIDLIDPKSRINGETPKFVETEHFFLDLPALADVLRQWLDTREGWRPNVLRFSRNLLDDLQPRAITRDLEWGVPIPLDGWRDRPDKRIYVWFDAVIGYLSASIEWARRTGDPEAWRKWWSADGEGKDARSYYFMGKDNIVFHSVIWPALLSGYSGEGSRDGEPGELGQLNLPTEVVSSEYLTMEGRKFSSSRKVVIYVRDFLERYDADALRYFIAAAGPESNDTDFTWAEFLRRNNDELVAGWGNLVNRCVSMAAKNFGAIPPVDPAGLTEADEALLAVARAGFTTVGDLIGRHRQKQAIGEAMKVVAEANKYLSEQAPWKLKDEADKPRMGTILHVALQVVSDANTLLTPFLPHSAQRVHELLGGTGVHAPMPVIEQVDDLDGGPAYPVLTGDYTVGARWESVPVEAGRPLAAPKPVFRKLDPSIVDEELARLAG; translated from the coding sequence ATGAGTCACGTTCTCGCGGCAGTGGCCTGGCCGTACGCCAACGGCCCACGCCACATCGGTCACGTTTCCGGTTTCGGCGTTCCCTCCGACGTCTTCGCCCGGTACATGCGGATGGCCGGCCACGACGTGCTCATGGTCTCGGGCACCGACGAGCACGGCACCCCCATTCAGGTGCAGGCCGACGCCGACGGGGTCACCCCGCGCGAGCTGGCCGACCGGTACAACCGGGTGATCGTCGAGGACCTGCACGGCCTGGGGCTCTCCTACGACCTGTTCACCCGCACCACCACCCGCAACCACTACGCAGTGGTGCAGGAGCTGTTCGAGGGGATGTACCGCAACGGCTACATCGTCCCGAAGACCACCATGGGCGCGATCTCCCCGTCGACCGGGCGCACCCTGCCCGACCGGTACATCGAGGGCACCTGCCCGATCTGCGGGTACGACAGCGCCCGCGGCGACCAGTGCGACAACTGCGGCAACCAGCTCGACCCGATCGACCTGATCGACCCGAAGTCGCGGATCAACGGGGAGACTCCGAAGTTCGTCGAGACCGAGCACTTCTTCCTGGACCTGCCCGCGCTGGCCGACGTGCTGCGGCAGTGGCTGGACACCCGGGAGGGGTGGCGGCCCAACGTGCTGCGGTTCTCCCGCAACCTGCTCGACGACCTCCAGCCGCGGGCGATCACCCGGGACCTGGAGTGGGGCGTACCGATTCCGTTGGACGGCTGGCGGGACCGGCCGGACAAGCGGATCTACGTCTGGTTCGACGCGGTGATCGGCTACCTGTCCGCCTCGATCGAGTGGGCCCGCCGCACCGGCGATCCCGAGGCGTGGCGGAAGTGGTGGTCCGCCGACGGTGAGGGCAAGGACGCCCGGTCCTACTACTTCATGGGCAAGGACAACATCGTCTTCCACTCGGTGATCTGGCCGGCGCTGCTCTCCGGATACTCCGGCGAGGGCTCCCGTGACGGTGAGCCGGGCGAGCTGGGCCAGCTCAACCTGCCCACCGAGGTGGTCTCCAGCGAGTACCTGACCATGGAGGGGCGCAAGTTCTCCTCGTCCCGCAAGGTGGTCATCTACGTCCGGGACTTCCTGGAGCGCTACGACGCCGACGCGCTGCGGTACTTCATCGCCGCCGCCGGCCCGGAGAGCAACGACACCGACTTCACCTGGGCGGAGTTCCTCCGCCGCAACAACGACGAGCTGGTTGCCGGCTGGGGAAACCTGGTCAACCGGTGCGTCTCGATGGCGGCGAAGAACTTCGGCGCGATCCCGCCGGTCGACCCGGCCGGGCTCACCGAGGCCGACGAGGCGCTGCTCGCGGTGGCCCGCGCCGGCTTCACCACGGTCGGTGACCTGATCGGCCGGCACCGGCAGAAGCAGGCGATCGGCGAGGCCATGAAGGTGGTCGCCGAGGCCAACAAGTACCTCTCCGAGCAGGCGCCGTGGAAGCTCAAGGACGAGGCGGACAAGCCTCGGATGGGCACCATCCTGCACGTCGCGCTCCAGGTGGTCAGCGACGCCAACACGCTGCTCACCCCGTTCCTGCCGCACTCCGCGCAGCGGGTGCACGAGCTGCTCGGCGGCACCGGCGTGCACGCGCCGATGCCCGTCATCGAGCAGGTCGACGACCTGGACGGCGGGCCGGCGTACCCGGTGCTGACCGGGGACTACACGGTCGGCGCGCGCTGGGAGTCGGTGCCGGTGGAAGCCGGCCGGCCGCTGGCCGCGCCGAAGCCGGTGTTCCGCAAGCTCGACCCGTCGATCGTCGACGAGGAGCTGGCCCGGCTGGCCGGCTGA